Proteins encoded together in one Festucalex cinctus isolate MCC-2025b chromosome 8, RoL_Fcin_1.0, whole genome shotgun sequence window:
- the igfn1.1 gene encoding immunoglobulin-like and fibronectin type III domain-containing protein 1.1 isoform X2, translated as MLKAKNSSRQERAIPQKDERMSVKNGMRPKLLITQRIRKKSKVPGVMITQFEEELPEGMTTPDFSRKPIAITIQEGKSTLFKAIVVGNPKPTVTWTRAKGEIVFHPDKCRQNYSAASHEHSLEFPKVAPEDADTYKCYATNDYGRAVCTAVLNVIEVGFSKTKELQKTYGDEIPDFLRKKLKKRTSQVGAQDEKAMTPEEKVWELLMKADKKDYERICAEYGITNFRGMLKKLKQLKQEQGIDIAEDGEMVAFTKEECDEMKHSLKQVGKKHDAGLYSMDVEGAALFTADFRAPDVDFAVKIQEVKADEREDALFICVLTAPLNEIKWFGKNTPLSNGEKFEIAVSEDKLIHKLIVRDCLPLDAGIYAAVVGIKSCNAWLVVEADKEGSSKGKKVARKNTLAGGADEEALLMIAKQQQEKYDKEMEERLEIAKKAQSERDAADEAARLEAQEARKRTAEAKAEAKAAAKAAAKAKKAEAGAEELARRASVKAAAEPRADAAELSEDGEEVGESSLFMESVEVDKVTGGEGPPVQDSVKGNDHVERSAQPKSEKSGGKDKHPNVIATRNANDEDAAVGNDHGEETAEQNSEKSGTKVNDPKEKIVDIKDTDVGRDKGDENEEEEEEEPASGKRVRVREGPLIEETIIDPGVHFHVGLSDCKAIIGEDAELVCKLSSEDCEGIWYKDGQEIKSTEGMTIVKEGSYHKLKLHKVPEEFAGKYKFEADGRKTEASVVVEDPPRFDPEELKTFITPVAVKKGHKATFKLSYMGREPIKVQWFLEGEELSDEANIKLETSDGYTRLLLIKLQRKDSGEVKLKLKNEFGIAEALTELIVLDKPTPPMGPVEIVEASSSAIEIKWRPPKDSGGCQIGNYILERQQIGRNTWKRIGPIGPLAKYRDSDVDHGRRYCYRIRVETEMGTSELMETEDIQAGTKAYPGPPSTPRIVSAFKDCINLAWSPPANTGGTNILGYNLEKRKKGSNLWGQVNPPEEMIRAKAFAVKDVVEGIEYEFRVAAINNSGAGEFSTPSEFVFARDPKKPPGKVSDLKVTDSSYTTLCLSWIKPKDIKGVQNEAKGYFVEIRPAENTEWTRCNSNLVTTNFYTVKNLKSMGMYWVRVVATNDGGEGEPQDLDNYILAMPPPVRPRFSDTKIKSFMVVQAGNSARITMNFEASPWPEVTWLKDDVPATKKVTISNAEGTSQLLIPSAERSDSGVYTIVVKNIVGQETFSIEIRVTDEPKPAGPVEMEENVPGTVTISWEPSPDEKRDDRLHYMVMKRDSSKRTWNTVADHIFNNKFTACNIMPGREYRFRVYAKNDMGSSKPSESPKWLIPVKKEKFIVIRPVSKTCDFQCPPKFLVPLKMHTPPQGYECYMSCALKGDPAPHVTWLRDNVSLNTNTNYYISNTCGVCSLLILRVGSKDTGEYKVVAESPIGRAECSTKLTVRE; from the exons ATGCTGAAAGCAAAAAACTCATCACGGCAGGAGAGAGCAATTCCGCAAAAAGACGAACGAATGTCGGTGAAAAATGGAATGAGGCCGAAATTGCTCATTACCCAAA GAATCAGGAAGAAGTCCAAAGTGCCGGGTGTCATGATAACTCAGTTTGAGGAGGAACTTCCTGAGGGAATGACAACCCCCGATTTTTCCCGCAAACCCATCGCAATTACAATTCAAGAAG GAAAAAGTACACTCTTTAAAGCCATCGTGGTGGGCAATCCGAAACCCACCGTCACATGGACCCGAGCGAAAGGAGAAATCGTTTTTCACCCGGACAAGTGCCGGCAAAATTACAGCGCGGCGTCACACGAGCATAGTCTTGAG TTTCCCAAGGTGGCCCCGGAGGATGCCGACACCTACAAGTGTTACGCAACAAACGATTACGGACGAGCCGTTTGCACCGCCGTCCTGAACGTTATTGAGG TGGGATTCTCTAAAACCAAGGAACTTCAAAAGACATATGGAGACG AGATACCAGACTTTCTTCGCAAAAAGCTTAAAAAGCG CACCTCCCAGGTGGGAGCGCAAGACGAGAAGGCGATGACGCCGGAGGAGAAGGTCTGGGAACTCCTCATGAAAGCGGATAAGAAAGACTACGAGCGCATCTGTGCGGAATACGGCATCACCAACTTCCGTGGGATGTTGAAGAAATTGAAGCAGCTGAAGCAAGAGCAAGGCATCGACATCGCAGAG GACGGCGAAATGGTCGCCTTCACGAAAGAAGAATGCGATGAAATGAAACATTCTCTGAAGCAAGTTGGCAAAAAACACGATGCCGGGCTCTACTCCATGGATGTGGAGGGTGCCGCTTTATTCACTGCCGACTTTAGAG CACCTGATGTGGACTTTGCTGTTAAAATCCAAGAGGTGAAGGCGGACGAGAGAGAGGACGCGCTGTTCATATGCGTCCTAACCGCGCCTCTGAATGAGATCAAGTGGTTCGGCAAGAACACGCCACTGTCAAATGGCGAAAAGTTTGAAATCGCCGTCTCGGAAGATAAGCTCATCCACAAGCTGATCGTGCGCGACTGCTTGCCATTGGATGCCGGCATCTACGCCGCCGTGGTGGGCATCAAATCCTGCAATGCCTGGCTTGTGGTCGAAG CGGATAAAGAGGGTAgcagcaaaggaaaaaaagtcgCTCGGAAAAACACCCTGGCCGGAGGGGCTGACGAAGAAGCCTTGCTGATGATCGCCAAGCAGCAGCAAGAAAAGTACGACAAAGAAATGGAGGAGAGGCTGGAGATTGCTAAAAAGGCTCAGTCGGAGCGCGATGCGGCAGACGAAGCCGCCCGGCTGGAGGCGCAGGAGGCTCGAAAGCGGACCGCCGAAGCCAAAGCGGAGGCCAAGGCTGCCGCGAAAGCTGCTGCCAAGGCAAAGAAGGCGGAAGCTGGCGCCGAAGAGCTCGCGAGGAGAGCGTCCGTCAAAGCCGCTGCCGAACCGCGGGCGGATGCTGCCGAGCTGAGCGAAGACGGTGAAGAAGTTGGGGAAAGTTCCTTATTTATGGAATCAGTTGAGGTAGATAAAGTAACAGGTGGAGAAGGTCCCCCTGTCCAAGATAGCGTTAAAG GAAATGATCATGTCGAGAGAAGCGCGCAGCCAAAAAGTGAAAAATCTGGGGGAAAAGACAAACATCCCAATGTGATCGCGACCCGAAATGCAAACGACGAAGACGCCGCTGTCG GAAATGATCATGGTGAGGAAACTGCAGAGCAAAACAGTGAAAAGTCTGGGACGAAAGTAAACGATCCCAAAGAGAAAATTGTGGACATCAAAGACACTGATGTTG GAAGGGATAAAGGAGACGagaatgaggaagaggaggaagaagagccgGCATCCGGCAAGCGTGTCAGAGTGAGGGAAGGCCCGCTGATCGAGGAGACCATCATTG ACCCGGGTGTGCACTTCCACGTCGGACTCTCCGACTGCAAAGCCATCATTGGGGAAGATGCGGAACTTGTGTGTAAACTCAGCAGCGAGGACTGTGAGGGTATCTGGTACAAAGATGGCCAAGAG ATCAAGTCGACAGAGGGTATGACCATTGTGAAAGAAGGAAGCTACCATAAGCTAAAACTTCACAAAGTCCCAGAGGAATTTGCAGGAAAGTACAAGTTTGAAGCAGATGGCCGGAAGACGGAGGCATCGGTTGTTGTTGAAG atcCGCCAAGATTTGACCCAGAGGAACTAAAAACCTTTATCACTCCTGTCGCGGTGAAAAAGGGGCACAAAGCAACCTTCAAGTTATCCTATATGGGGCGAGAGCCGATAAAAGTTCAGTGGTTCCTTGAGGGGGAAGAGCTTTCGGACGAGGCCAACATCAAGCTGGAGACGTCGGACGGCTACACACGTCTGCTTCTGATCAAGTTGCAGCGCAAGGACAGTGGTGAAGTCAAGCTGAAGCTCAAAAATGAGTTTGGTATCGCGGAGGCATTAACTGAACTGATTGTACTCG ATAAGCCCACTCCCCCTATGGGACCTGTGGAGATAGTGGAAGCGTCCTCCTCTGCAATCGAGATCAAGTGGCGACCGCCGAAGGACAGCGGCGGCTGCCAGATAGGCAACTATATCCTCGAGCGGCAACAGATCGGCCGCAACACCTGGAAGAGGATTGGGCCCATCGGTCCGCTGGCCAAATATCGGGACTCCGACGTAGACCACGGTCGCAGGTACTGCTACCGCATCAGAGTGGAGACTGAAATGGGCACCAGCGAGCTCATGGAAACGGAGGACATTCAAGCCGGGACAAAAG catATCCTGGACCTCCATCAACACCAAGGATTGTCAGTGCCTTCAAGGACTGCATCAACCTCGCCTGGTCTCCTCCTGCCAACACGGGTGGCACCAATATTCTCGGATACAACCTTGAAAAGCGCAAAAAGGGAAGCAACCTCTGGGGTCAAGTCAACCCGCCAGAAGAGATGATCAGAG CTAAAGCGTTTGCCGTTAAAGACGTGGTCGAGGGAATAGAATACGAATTTCGTGTGGCGGCTATAAACAACTCTGGAGCAGGTGAATTCAGCACACCTTCGGAGTTTGTCTTTGCCCGAGACCCCAAAA AGCCTCCTGGAAAAGTCAGCGATTTGAAGGTGACAGACTCCAGCTACACGACTCTGTGCCTGTCTTGGATCAAACCCAAGGATATTAAAGGGGTCCAGAATGAAGCCAAGGGATACTTTGTGGAGATCCGTCCCGCAGAGAACACAGAGTGGACTCGTTGCAATTCCAACTTAGTAACCACAAATTTCTACACAGTGAAAAACTTGAAGTCGATGGGCATGTACTGGGTGAGAGTGGTCGCTACCAACGATGGAGGAGAGGGTGAACCACAGGATTTGGATAACTACATCCTTGCTATGCCGCCTCCTG TGAGACCACGTTTCTCCGACACCAAAATCAAGAGTTTTATGGTGGTGCAAGCCGGAAATTCAGCACGGATTACAATGAACTTTGAG GCCTCCCCTTGGCCCGAGGTGACATGGCTGAAAGATGACGTGCCGGCCACTAAAAAGGTGACGATTAGCAATGCGGAAGGCACATCACAGCTTTTGATTCCTTCCGCCGAGCGCTCGGACTCCGGTGTCTACACCATTGTCGTCAAGAACATTGTCGGACAAGAAACCTTCAGTATTGAAATAAGAGTCACAG aTGAGCCAAAGCCGGCAGGCCCAGTggaaatggaagaaaatgtgCCGGGCACGGTGACCATTTCGTGGGAGCCTTCTCCAGACGAGAAACGTGACGACAGGTTGCATTACATGGTGATGAAGCGAGATTCCAGCAAGCGAACATGGAACACCGTCGCCGACCACATCTTCAACAATAAGTTCACAGCCTGCAACATAATGCCGGGTAGAGAGTACAGGTTCCGTGTCTACGCCAAGAACGACATGGGCTCCTCCAAACCCTCCGAATCACCAAAGTGGCTCATACCAGTCAAGAAAG AGAAGTTCATCGTGATCAGGCCGGTATCCAAAACCTGCGATTTCCAGTGCCCCCCGAAATTCCTGGTCCCGCTGAAAATGCACACCCCTCCCCAAGGATACGAATGCTACATGAGCTGTGCTTTAAAGGGGGACCCGGCGCCTCATGTCACGTGGCTTCGCGACAACGTTAGCCTGAATACCAACACCAACTACTACATCTCCAACACCTGCGGAGTCTGCTCTCTGCTCATACTGAGGGTCGGGTCCAAGGACACCGGAGAGTACAAGGTGGTCGCGGAAAGCCCCATCGGGAGAGCAGAGTGCTCCACAAAGTTGACAGTTAGGG aataa
- the igfn1.1 gene encoding immunoglobulin-like and fibronectin type III domain-containing protein 1.1 isoform X1: MLKAKNSSRQERAIPQKDERMSVKNGMRPKLLITQRIRKKSKVPGVMITQFEEELPEGMTTPDFSRKPIAITIQEGKSTLFKAIVVGNPKPTVTWTRAKGEIVFHPDKCRQNYSAASHEHSLEFPKVAPEDADTYKCYATNDYGRAVCTAVLNVIEVGFSKTKELQKTYGDEIPDFLRKKLKKRTSQVGAQDEKAMTPEEKVWELLMKADKKDYERICAEYGITNFRGMLKKLKQLKQEQGIDIAEFVSHINSLKHIEEDDDDEANDLDSELKELNSKVFLYKDGEMVAFTKEECDEMKHSLKQVGKKHDAGLYSMDVEGAALFTADFRAPDVDFAVKIQEVKADEREDALFICVLTAPLNEIKWFGKNTPLSNGEKFEIAVSEDKLIHKLIVRDCLPLDAGIYAAVVGIKSCNAWLVVEADKEGSSKGKKVARKNTLAGGADEEALLMIAKQQQEKYDKEMEERLEIAKKAQSERDAADEAARLEAQEARKRTAEAKAEAKAAAKAAAKAKKAEAGAEELARRASVKAAAEPRADAAELSEDGEEVGESSLFMESVEVDKVTGGEGPPVQDSVKGNDHVERSAQPKSEKSGGKDKHPNVIATRNANDEDAAVGNDHGEETAEQNSEKSGTKVNDPKEKIVDIKDTDVGRDKGDENEEEEEEEPASGKRVRVREGPLIEETIIDPGVHFHVGLSDCKAIIGEDAELVCKLSSEDCEGIWYKDGQEIKSTEGMTIVKEGSYHKLKLHKVPEEFAGKYKFEADGRKTEASVVVEDPPRFDPEELKTFITPVAVKKGHKATFKLSYMGREPIKVQWFLEGEELSDEANIKLETSDGYTRLLLIKLQRKDSGEVKLKLKNEFGIAEALTELIVLDKPTPPMGPVEIVEASSSAIEIKWRPPKDSGGCQIGNYILERQQIGRNTWKRIGPIGPLAKYRDSDVDHGRRYCYRIRVETEMGTSELMETEDIQAGTKAYPGPPSTPRIVSAFKDCINLAWSPPANTGGTNILGYNLEKRKKGSNLWGQVNPPEEMIRAKAFAVKDVVEGIEYEFRVAAINNSGAGEFSTPSEFVFARDPKKPPGKVSDLKVTDSSYTTLCLSWIKPKDIKGVQNEAKGYFVEIRPAENTEWTRCNSNLVTTNFYTVKNLKSMGMYWVRVVATNDGGEGEPQDLDNYILAMPPPVRPRFSDTKIKSFMVVQAGNSARITMNFEASPWPEVTWLKDDVPATKKVTISNAEGTSQLLIPSAERSDSGVYTIVVKNIVGQETFSIEIRVTDEPKPAGPVEMEENVPGTVTISWEPSPDEKRDDRLHYMVMKRDSSKRTWNTVADHIFNNKFTACNIMPGREYRFRVYAKNDMGSSKPSESPKWLIPVKKEKFIVIRPVSKTCDFQCPPKFLVPLKMHTPPQGYECYMSCALKGDPAPHVTWLRDNVSLNTNTNYYISNTCGVCSLLILRVGSKDTGEYKVVAESPIGRAECSTKLTVRE; this comes from the exons ATGCTGAAAGCAAAAAACTCATCACGGCAGGAGAGAGCAATTCCGCAAAAAGACGAACGAATGTCGGTGAAAAATGGAATGAGGCCGAAATTGCTCATTACCCAAA GAATCAGGAAGAAGTCCAAAGTGCCGGGTGTCATGATAACTCAGTTTGAGGAGGAACTTCCTGAGGGAATGACAACCCCCGATTTTTCCCGCAAACCCATCGCAATTACAATTCAAGAAG GAAAAAGTACACTCTTTAAAGCCATCGTGGTGGGCAATCCGAAACCCACCGTCACATGGACCCGAGCGAAAGGAGAAATCGTTTTTCACCCGGACAAGTGCCGGCAAAATTACAGCGCGGCGTCACACGAGCATAGTCTTGAG TTTCCCAAGGTGGCCCCGGAGGATGCCGACACCTACAAGTGTTACGCAACAAACGATTACGGACGAGCCGTTTGCACCGCCGTCCTGAACGTTATTGAGG TGGGATTCTCTAAAACCAAGGAACTTCAAAAGACATATGGAGACG AGATACCAGACTTTCTTCGCAAAAAGCTTAAAAAGCG CACCTCCCAGGTGGGAGCGCAAGACGAGAAGGCGATGACGCCGGAGGAGAAGGTCTGGGAACTCCTCATGAAAGCGGATAAGAAAGACTACGAGCGCATCTGTGCGGAATACGGCATCACCAACTTCCGTGGGATGTTGAAGAAATTGAAGCAGCTGAAGCAAGAGCAAGGCATCGACATCGCAGAG TTCGTTTCACACATCAATTCTCTGAAACACATCGAGGAAGACGATGACGACGAAGCAAATGACTTGGACTCGGAGCTCAAAGAACTGAATAGTAAAGTATTCCTTTATAAG GACGGCGAAATGGTCGCCTTCACGAAAGAAGAATGCGATGAAATGAAACATTCTCTGAAGCAAGTTGGCAAAAAACACGATGCCGGGCTCTACTCCATGGATGTGGAGGGTGCCGCTTTATTCACTGCCGACTTTAGAG CACCTGATGTGGACTTTGCTGTTAAAATCCAAGAGGTGAAGGCGGACGAGAGAGAGGACGCGCTGTTCATATGCGTCCTAACCGCGCCTCTGAATGAGATCAAGTGGTTCGGCAAGAACACGCCACTGTCAAATGGCGAAAAGTTTGAAATCGCCGTCTCGGAAGATAAGCTCATCCACAAGCTGATCGTGCGCGACTGCTTGCCATTGGATGCCGGCATCTACGCCGCCGTGGTGGGCATCAAATCCTGCAATGCCTGGCTTGTGGTCGAAG CGGATAAAGAGGGTAgcagcaaaggaaaaaaagtcgCTCGGAAAAACACCCTGGCCGGAGGGGCTGACGAAGAAGCCTTGCTGATGATCGCCAAGCAGCAGCAAGAAAAGTACGACAAAGAAATGGAGGAGAGGCTGGAGATTGCTAAAAAGGCTCAGTCGGAGCGCGATGCGGCAGACGAAGCCGCCCGGCTGGAGGCGCAGGAGGCTCGAAAGCGGACCGCCGAAGCCAAAGCGGAGGCCAAGGCTGCCGCGAAAGCTGCTGCCAAGGCAAAGAAGGCGGAAGCTGGCGCCGAAGAGCTCGCGAGGAGAGCGTCCGTCAAAGCCGCTGCCGAACCGCGGGCGGATGCTGCCGAGCTGAGCGAAGACGGTGAAGAAGTTGGGGAAAGTTCCTTATTTATGGAATCAGTTGAGGTAGATAAAGTAACAGGTGGAGAAGGTCCCCCTGTCCAAGATAGCGTTAAAG GAAATGATCATGTCGAGAGAAGCGCGCAGCCAAAAAGTGAAAAATCTGGGGGAAAAGACAAACATCCCAATGTGATCGCGACCCGAAATGCAAACGACGAAGACGCCGCTGTCG GAAATGATCATGGTGAGGAAACTGCAGAGCAAAACAGTGAAAAGTCTGGGACGAAAGTAAACGATCCCAAAGAGAAAATTGTGGACATCAAAGACACTGATGTTG GAAGGGATAAAGGAGACGagaatgaggaagaggaggaagaagagccgGCATCCGGCAAGCGTGTCAGAGTGAGGGAAGGCCCGCTGATCGAGGAGACCATCATTG ACCCGGGTGTGCACTTCCACGTCGGACTCTCCGACTGCAAAGCCATCATTGGGGAAGATGCGGAACTTGTGTGTAAACTCAGCAGCGAGGACTGTGAGGGTATCTGGTACAAAGATGGCCAAGAG ATCAAGTCGACAGAGGGTATGACCATTGTGAAAGAAGGAAGCTACCATAAGCTAAAACTTCACAAAGTCCCAGAGGAATTTGCAGGAAAGTACAAGTTTGAAGCAGATGGCCGGAAGACGGAGGCATCGGTTGTTGTTGAAG atcCGCCAAGATTTGACCCAGAGGAACTAAAAACCTTTATCACTCCTGTCGCGGTGAAAAAGGGGCACAAAGCAACCTTCAAGTTATCCTATATGGGGCGAGAGCCGATAAAAGTTCAGTGGTTCCTTGAGGGGGAAGAGCTTTCGGACGAGGCCAACATCAAGCTGGAGACGTCGGACGGCTACACACGTCTGCTTCTGATCAAGTTGCAGCGCAAGGACAGTGGTGAAGTCAAGCTGAAGCTCAAAAATGAGTTTGGTATCGCGGAGGCATTAACTGAACTGATTGTACTCG ATAAGCCCACTCCCCCTATGGGACCTGTGGAGATAGTGGAAGCGTCCTCCTCTGCAATCGAGATCAAGTGGCGACCGCCGAAGGACAGCGGCGGCTGCCAGATAGGCAACTATATCCTCGAGCGGCAACAGATCGGCCGCAACACCTGGAAGAGGATTGGGCCCATCGGTCCGCTGGCCAAATATCGGGACTCCGACGTAGACCACGGTCGCAGGTACTGCTACCGCATCAGAGTGGAGACTGAAATGGGCACCAGCGAGCTCATGGAAACGGAGGACATTCAAGCCGGGACAAAAG catATCCTGGACCTCCATCAACACCAAGGATTGTCAGTGCCTTCAAGGACTGCATCAACCTCGCCTGGTCTCCTCCTGCCAACACGGGTGGCACCAATATTCTCGGATACAACCTTGAAAAGCGCAAAAAGGGAAGCAACCTCTGGGGTCAAGTCAACCCGCCAGAAGAGATGATCAGAG CTAAAGCGTTTGCCGTTAAAGACGTGGTCGAGGGAATAGAATACGAATTTCGTGTGGCGGCTATAAACAACTCTGGAGCAGGTGAATTCAGCACACCTTCGGAGTTTGTCTTTGCCCGAGACCCCAAAA AGCCTCCTGGAAAAGTCAGCGATTTGAAGGTGACAGACTCCAGCTACACGACTCTGTGCCTGTCTTGGATCAAACCCAAGGATATTAAAGGGGTCCAGAATGAAGCCAAGGGATACTTTGTGGAGATCCGTCCCGCAGAGAACACAGAGTGGACTCGTTGCAATTCCAACTTAGTAACCACAAATTTCTACACAGTGAAAAACTTGAAGTCGATGGGCATGTACTGGGTGAGAGTGGTCGCTACCAACGATGGAGGAGAGGGTGAACCACAGGATTTGGATAACTACATCCTTGCTATGCCGCCTCCTG TGAGACCACGTTTCTCCGACACCAAAATCAAGAGTTTTATGGTGGTGCAAGCCGGAAATTCAGCACGGATTACAATGAACTTTGAG GCCTCCCCTTGGCCCGAGGTGACATGGCTGAAAGATGACGTGCCGGCCACTAAAAAGGTGACGATTAGCAATGCGGAAGGCACATCACAGCTTTTGATTCCTTCCGCCGAGCGCTCGGACTCCGGTGTCTACACCATTGTCGTCAAGAACATTGTCGGACAAGAAACCTTCAGTATTGAAATAAGAGTCACAG aTGAGCCAAAGCCGGCAGGCCCAGTggaaatggaagaaaatgtgCCGGGCACGGTGACCATTTCGTGGGAGCCTTCTCCAGACGAGAAACGTGACGACAGGTTGCATTACATGGTGATGAAGCGAGATTCCAGCAAGCGAACATGGAACACCGTCGCCGACCACATCTTCAACAATAAGTTCACAGCCTGCAACATAATGCCGGGTAGAGAGTACAGGTTCCGTGTCTACGCCAAGAACGACATGGGCTCCTCCAAACCCTCCGAATCACCAAAGTGGCTCATACCAGTCAAGAAAG AGAAGTTCATCGTGATCAGGCCGGTATCCAAAACCTGCGATTTCCAGTGCCCCCCGAAATTCCTGGTCCCGCTGAAAATGCACACCCCTCCCCAAGGATACGAATGCTACATGAGCTGTGCTTTAAAGGGGGACCCGGCGCCTCATGTCACGTGGCTTCGCGACAACGTTAGCCTGAATACCAACACCAACTACTACATCTCCAACACCTGCGGAGTCTGCTCTCTGCTCATACTGAGGGTCGGGTCCAAGGACACCGGAGAGTACAAGGTGGTCGCGGAAAGCCCCATCGGGAGAGCAGAGTGCTCCACAAAGTTGACAGTTAGGG aataa